The genomic window CTCCCCACATTATATGAGTCTTCACAGCTCCACTCTGCAAGACCATTGGATTGGTCTCATTGCCTCATTCTTCTTCCTATCCAGATCCATCTGCTGATCACTATAAAGGGAGTTTATTAAAACACTCTTCTGAAtcctcttccattttaaaaaccCCAGATCCCAAATCAAAACACCAATACTCTTATAAACTCCAACTATTTGCTGTTTTGTATTGGTTTTTAAATAAGTATTCTTTGGGATTTCAAACTTTTCACCAGCTGACACTATGGTACCTTTTATTGTCTCAGTAtactttattctcttcctttctaatGTGGCCTACCTGATTTCAGTCAGAAAACACACTTCATGtgctttctatttgtttttgaATGGCCTAACTGTCTGGTCAAGAATCctcatctctctcctcctttcacCTCTGACTTTCCCAGATTCCAGAGAGTCTCTGGCACATGACTTTATCCCATTATTCAGGGACTTGGTTTTGTCTGTGAGATGTTCTCCTGTGAAATCTCTGCTTGTGACAACTGTCCTGCTGATTTCATGTTTTCACTGTCGTTCGAACTTTGGAGCTGCCTGAAAAATTCTGGTGACTTTTCTTTGTAGCCAGTTGGAAACCTGAATACAAGGGCAGGTAGGGAGCAAACATTAGGGAGGCAGATTGTGTTTGGCACTCTTAAAATGATTGCTTAATTCACTAATTACATACATTTTTTCTAACAATCTGAACATCAATCTGAAACTTGCTGCCACTTCATTCTCAAACAAATCTGAGCAAAAGAAGTAGAACTCAAAAACATGGCTAAAGAATAAGAAGGGCAGGCGATTAAGCTGTGACTCCAAAACTGTTTATGCCAGCAGCCACATTAACAACGTAGGCTTTAGAAACATTACAATTATTTCTCAGGATAGGAATTCAATCCATGTTGGAGTctttgaagagaaaattaaaataagagaaaacatcCTAATTGAGCTGGAGAAATTCTTCTCAGGCAACAATGACAAGAATGTGATTTTGACCTTGCAAGTTCATTAAAAGGAATGATGCAGGTTTGGAATGAAGTTGCCACACCTCCTGCAGGAAGGTATAAAAGTGCCAGTGCACAAGGACGGCTCTTACACATTCATACAAACTCAACTCTGAATCCTTCCAAATCTGTCAATCTTGACACCATGAGCTACTACGGAGGTTACTATGGAGGCCTGGGCTATGGCTATGGCTCTGGTTATGGCTGTGGATGTGGCAGCTACCGGAGTCTAGGCTATGGCTATGGAGGCTGTGGCTGTGGAAGCCTGGGCTATGGTGGCTATGGCTATGGAGGCCTGGGCTATGGTAGCTATGGCTATGGCTGCTGCCGCCCATCTTGCTGTGGAAGATATTCTTCCTATGGCTTCTACTGAAAGACTATCTGCTCCTGCAGGATCATGGAATCCTTGTCCAAGCCAGCTTGAGATAAACTCCATGACTTTTGAAGGACATGATATTCTATCTACAGCTGGGTGACATAGAAGAGCATCTTGGAATCCTTATGGACAACTCAGTGACCTTGCAGGGACTGTGATGCAGCTAGACCCACCTTTCTGGAATTGAAGCAGAATCTCACATTTCATGTGGGAAATCCCTCCAATAGCAACTCAGTTCCAGCAAGTTTATTCAGCTCTGATATATCATGGCTGATAGATCTGTTGGGATTTTCTAATAAAGTTGTATCACTGACTTAATAAAACTGTTTCCACCTCTTTTCATTTACCTCTTTTTATATGGGGTTCAGTTTTACATGGGAAGAGATTTTAATCTTGACTTAATTTTGTGTGTTATTGCAAAATATTTGGTCTCCAATTCATCTGCTACAATGAAGGAATatccagatttttattttaaaatatctttctttgtTGAATCCCTTTCTCAAATTTCTGTAATGTAGCAATTTAATACTTCATAATATCTAGGCTTTCATTATACTGATGGCTTGGCATGTATTTTTTTAAGCTATAGCCCTTCTTCTATGCCTGTGTGCATATTGATACGGTTTTTGTCCAAGTTTTCtcaaatatgcatatattcatcGTCTCATGCTCATACTCTATCGTTTACATTTACAACAGGTCCCCATTGACTGTCATGATGTGGATTGAACAGATAACCTCTCATAGTCTCCCACTACTTTCTTATCACTCACCAATTGAAACTTCACTGCACAAGTGAATACCACATCACAAAATcttcagaagaaagaaataaattaaatctgAAGATTGTAATATCTTCTTATGAGTTCCATGTTCTCAACTATACAGCCAGTTTGGAAGGGCCTAGCAAAAGGCCCTTTAGTCCACGGCCTAAGTGGaccaatttttaaagaatgtttcttAAAGCCCTCATACACCTGAACTCAAATTATCAGAGAAAGAGACTATCTGATGTAATGCTCCATAGCTAAACTTTGGACATTTGGCTACCAAAGTCATGTCTCTCAGATGAGACTTTGGCCAGAATGGGATAGGCAATAGgaggaacttaataaatttttacctattgaaatgtttattgattgaactAATATTTTATGCAGTGAAAGAAACACTGCAAGTTCTACAACCAATGGATCTTCATGCTTCCTGTGGTTTATTTTTAAGTACATGTGTTAACGCTTagcccttttttctcttttctgtaaaaagcATGAAGGCTTCTGGAGCTCAACTGACTTTTTCAACAGAAAGGTTTTTAGAAGATTcacttccttcaattttttttcaagtgataTCTACAAATAATTCATCAATCCTTTGCCTGATAACATCCTGTAAAGTTCtcttaattggaaactaattttTTTGCACTTTTTGACaactctctaaggaaaaaaaaatttcattcactcattcatcaaGGGTGAAAATCAGTTTTAAGAGCTAAAAGAACATTTCTAGAGCCAAGTTTTCCAAACatggaacaaatgaaaaatatctaaTACCTCTCCTTCAAAATGaccattaaaacaaaaacaaaaacagaaacaaacaaaaaaaaaacttaaaagaactggcacagtgaatagaactcCAACACTGAAGTCagcaggatttgagttcaaatctaaggtcagacacttcacacttactgtgtgaccttgggcaagtcatttaacccaatcaCCTTgcccatttccccccaaaaaatgtcctagatatctgttttttttaaaacaacatgaaagaaaaattgcTCTTTCCAAAGTATTCAGTGGTTCCTTCATGGCCAAAATTAATAGTTTATTCTGAGTCTtcctttttggtttctttttttctctttaaaactgGCTAATTGATATTCTTGCATATAGTTGGCATTGCTCAACTTACCTGGTTATTTATTTCTAGTAGTATAAGTAGGACCTCTTATTGTCTTGTTATCTAATCCCTATAAGATCAACCtaagtttctctctcttttcttttctctccactaAGTTCTCAATCTACCTCTCCTGCTTCCTTTCTCCCTATCCCGTGCCCtgtccctctccttttttcccccctgtccTTGTCCctgtcactttctctctctctctctctctctctccctccctttctaccTTCCATATGTCTTTGGAATCCAAACActtcttactttttaatttttttaatatttcatttaaaattttgtcttccaaattctatcctttctctctcccctaaaACCTTCTTGGGACAGGAAGAAATCCAATAAGGATTATACATAAgcaaatatgtaaaacatttccatataaactAATTTGTATATgaagacatgaataaaagaaaaaaatgaaaaaaagttttaaaaatagcctGCTTGGGTCGATATTCAAATAATATCACTTCTTTTTGCTTCATCATTcatcctttgggattgttttggattacTGTTTTGCTGAAAATAAGAAATTC from Sminthopsis crassicaudata isolate SCR6 chromosome 3, ASM4859323v1, whole genome shotgun sequence includes these protein-coding regions:
- the LOC141559469 gene encoding keratin-associated protein 19-7-like, with the translated sequence MSYYGGYYGGLGYGYGSGYGCGCGSYRSLGYGYGGCGCGSLGYGGYGYGGLGYGSYGYGCCRPSCCGRYSSYGFY